A window from Longibacter salinarum encodes these proteins:
- the ccoS gene encoding cbb3-type cytochrome oxidase assembly protein CcoS produces MVVFYILTPVALLLAGLGVAGFLWSVRNGQYDDVETPAIRILIDDEDGGPTT; encoded by the coding sequence ATGGTTGTCTTTTACATCCTCACTCCCGTCGCCCTATTGCTTGCCGGTCTCGGCGTGGCTGGCTTCCTCTGGTCCGTCCGCAACGGCCAGTACGACGACGTGGAGACCCCGGCCATCCGCATACTCATCGACGATGAGGACGGTGGCCCGACGACCTAA
- a CDS encoding endonuclease/exonuclease/phosphatase family protein: MPVSASPSLSSILALVLFTTLIGGCAPDSTSNGDAPTSHPAALALDGAFDEWNSIPELVRDSIGDGGETDVQSLSMAHDDEYLFVSFRLNAALTLQQDNDLTLALDLDADESTGNADGADLTWTFGERNGTYYGPSTTELGHADLGFASLPTVSSNQYEIALRRAATPGQSEWLTTGDTVCAVLESQTDRAPDTGRVCYKLTEGPSNVNDGPVELERAPETQVRVISHNVLQDTLFTAPVRNAYERIYRTVEPDVYALQEIYDHEAEVTRTRIAELTDTDATEWHTAKLGLDLVVVSRFPILGTHTIPGFEDYESGAYLLDTNQEMGHPLLLINMHPPCCTGGEPTSDLKRQRVVDAVVAFLRDTHEDGGPLDVPTDTPILIVGDMNFVGDAQQPASLADGGILNTSLFGDASAPDWDGSPLLDINPSQTGAPLHTTWENADSSFPPGRLDYAYLSDSVAEVKRAYTLSTSQLPDSVRTAYGLKKEDTARASDHLPLVIDISSDD, translated from the coding sequence ATGCCCGTCTCCGCCTCCCCCTCTCTTTCGTCAATCCTCGCCCTCGTACTGTTCACCACCCTCATTGGCGGCTGTGCACCTGATTCAACATCGAACGGCGACGCGCCCACGTCGCACCCCGCAGCACTTGCTCTTGACGGAGCCTTCGACGAGTGGAACTCAATTCCTGAACTCGTGCGCGACTCTATCGGGGATGGAGGTGAAACCGACGTCCAAAGCCTGTCGATGGCGCACGACGACGAGTATCTGTTTGTATCGTTTCGCCTGAACGCGGCGTTGACCCTGCAGCAGGACAACGACCTCACGCTCGCCCTGGACCTCGATGCAGACGAATCGACCGGAAATGCCGACGGCGCTGATCTCACGTGGACGTTTGGAGAGCGCAACGGCACGTACTACGGTCCGTCAACAACAGAACTGGGGCACGCGGACCTTGGCTTCGCGTCCCTTCCAACCGTATCGTCAAATCAATACGAGATCGCGCTACGTCGTGCGGCGACACCCGGCCAATCGGAGTGGCTGACGACGGGCGATACGGTTTGCGCCGTACTGGAGAGCCAGACCGACCGGGCCCCCGACACGGGGCGCGTGTGTTACAAACTGACAGAGGGGCCGTCGAACGTGAATGACGGACCCGTCGAACTGGAGCGCGCACCCGAGACGCAGGTACGGGTCATTTCTCACAACGTCCTCCAGGACACCCTCTTTACCGCCCCCGTGCGGAATGCCTATGAACGCATTTACCGGACGGTCGAACCGGACGTCTACGCACTCCAGGAAATCTACGATCACGAAGCAGAAGTCACGCGAACGCGCATCGCCGAACTGACGGACACAGATGCGACCGAGTGGCACACGGCCAAGCTTGGTCTTGACCTCGTCGTGGTCAGTCGCTTCCCTATTCTCGGAACGCATACCATTCCCGGTTTCGAGGATTACGAGAGCGGCGCGTACCTGCTTGACACCAACCAGGAAATGGGACATCCACTCTTGCTGATCAATATGCATCCGCCGTGCTGCACGGGAGGTGAGCCCACGTCCGACCTGAAGCGGCAACGCGTCGTAGACGCCGTCGTGGCCTTCCTTCGCGATACACACGAAGATGGCGGACCGCTTGATGTACCCACCGACACACCCATCCTTATCGTCGGCGACATGAACTTCGTCGGGGATGCGCAGCAACCGGCTAGCCTCGCAGACGGCGGCATCCTGAACACGTCTCTCTTTGGGGACGCGTCCGCTCCTGACTGGGATGGATCCCCCCTGCTGGACATCAATCCGAGTCAGACCGGGGCGCCCCTACATACGACATGGGAAAACGCGGACAGTAGCTTTCCGCCGGGACGCCTGGACTACGCCTATCTGTCCGATAGCGTGGCCGAAGTGAAACGTGCATACACACTTTCAACGAGCCAGCTTCCAGACTCGGTGCGTACCGCGTATGGCCTCAAGAAAGAAGACACAGCGCGAGCCAGCGATCACCTGCCGCTCGTCATCGACATCTCGTCTGACGATTGA
- a CDS encoding SCO family protein, translating to MSALLILALLTACSSDDLPVYEDLSETTFELVDQDSTRVEFPQAYRGDILIVGAIYTQCPDVCPLITGKMDEIRRQLENRSDVRFVTVTFDPRRDTPSRLASYRSAFGIDGPRWPFLTGTPKTIDSLMSRLNIKSEIASGDTTGTYFIDHTDQITLIDDSGRVRYRYHGSGTPPALILEDINKLRS from the coding sequence TTGAGCGCCTTGCTCATCCTCGCGCTACTAACGGCATGCTCTAGCGATGATCTGCCCGTGTACGAGGATCTGAGTGAAACGACGTTTGAACTCGTGGACCAAGATTCCACCCGCGTCGAGTTTCCTCAGGCCTATCGCGGAGACATCCTCATCGTGGGCGCTATCTATACGCAATGCCCGGACGTATGCCCGCTCATCACGGGCAAGATGGACGAGATCCGGCGCCAGCTTGAGAATCGGTCGGACGTTCGGTTCGTTACCGTGACGTTCGATCCCCGCCGTGATACCCCTTCTCGGCTCGCGTCATACCGATCCGCCTTCGGCATTGACGGTCCCCGGTGGCCGTTCCTCACGGGAACGCCGAAAACGATCGACTCGCTCATGAGCCGGCTGAACATCAAGTCCGAAATTGCGTCCGGCGATACGACGGGCACTTACTTTATCGATCATACGGATCAGATTACACTGATCGACGATAGCGGACGCGTTCGGTATCGATACCACGGAAGTGGTACACCGCCCGCGCTCATTCTTGAGGACATCAACAAACTCCGTAGTTGA
- a CDS encoding copper chaperone PCu(A)C has translation MYPSLRRSLLFAVAIGCSILLLAGCGADDSTTGESSGASASETPPPPQTMDIRSVWVRPAPSGGNSALYMTLVNGTQAADTLLNVDVAVADTVEIHESYQTEDNMSGMRPIGPLPVAPKSNVVLEPGGKHVMLLNLSEPLAADSSVAVRLTFSTAGERRVRAPIQMRPPGPK, from the coding sequence ATGTACCCATCGCTTCGTCGCTCCCTGCTGTTCGCTGTCGCCATCGGGTGTTCGATCCTGCTCCTTGCGGGCTGTGGAGCCGATGACTCAACGACGGGCGAGTCTTCGGGTGCATCGGCCTCCGAAACACCTCCGCCGCCACAAACGATGGACATCCGTTCCGTATGGGTCCGGCCGGCGCCGAGCGGTGGAAACTCGGCACTGTACATGACGCTCGTGAATGGTACGCAGGCCGCAGACACGCTCCTGAACGTAGACGTTGCCGTCGCAGACACCGTCGAGATCCACGAGTCGTATCAGACGGAGGACAATATGTCGGGCATGCGGCCCATCGGTCCACTGCCTGTCGCCCCGAAGTCGAATGTCGTACTTGAGCCGGGCGGGAAGCATGTAATGCTTCTGAATCTGAGCGAACCGCTGGCAGCCGATTCATCCGTTGCCGTGCGACTCACGTTTTCGACGGCGGGCGAACGGCGGGTGCGAGCTCCAATTCAAATGCGCCCTCCGGGACCGAAGTAA
- a CDS encoding sulfite exporter TauE/SafE family protein, with product MDWILAGLAFGFFGSVHCVGMCGPLALSLPGTGRGRWRYLSERLLYNIGRAITYTTLGGVIGALGALVSLSGVQQWLSIGIGLIMILGALIPWVSRRVNRLEHLPARFLGRVMKPIQSLYRRGGFGAMLVVGLLNGLLPCGFVYAALATSVTAGSVYTSMSFMAAFGLGTIPAMFTVSIMGRLASATWRTRLQKLVPIGLVVVGVLLVLRGLSLGTILSPDLKEVIFSPGTCRFLPFVDPA from the coding sequence ATGGACTGGATCCTCGCCGGCCTCGCATTTGGATTTTTCGGCAGCGTGCATTGCGTCGGCATGTGTGGACCGCTCGCCCTGAGTCTTCCCGGCACAGGTCGAGGGAGATGGCGCTACCTGAGTGAGCGCCTGCTGTACAACATCGGTAGAGCGATTACCTACACCACGCTCGGCGGCGTCATTGGCGCACTCGGCGCCCTGGTCTCCCTTTCCGGTGTTCAGCAGTGGCTGTCCATCGGCATTGGTCTCATCATGATTCTTGGCGCCCTGATTCCGTGGGTTAGTCGGAGGGTGAATCGGCTCGAACATCTTCCCGCCCGCTTCCTCGGCCGCGTCATGAAGCCGATCCAGTCTCTTTACCGACGGGGCGGCTTTGGAGCCATGCTTGTCGTAGGCCTGTTGAACGGGCTCCTTCCGTGTGGATTCGTGTATGCCGCTCTGGCCACGTCGGTTACGGCAGGATCGGTCTACACCAGTATGTCCTTCATGGCAGCCTTTGGACTCGGAACGATTCCCGCGATGTTTACGGTGAGCATCATGGGACGTCTCGCCAGTGCCACGTGGCGAACGCGGCTGCAGAAGCTCGTTCCGATCGGGCTGGTCGTTGTCGGAGTGCTTCTCGTTTTGCGAGGGCTATCGCTTGGAACGATACTTAGCCCCGATCTCAAGGAGGTGATTTTCTCTCCCGGGACCTGCCGATTTCTCCCGTTCGTGGACCCAGCCTGA
- a CDS encoding copper-binding protein, which yields MSLRSVLASFLVLLTLSSAPGCGSDEKPNDVTRYENVRGRFLGTASDGRDVVLHHEAVDGAMPAMVMSLPVADPGDANGIEIDQPVQFDLVIEGSEIRVESLTTLADTTTLNLESPSEENGNATPETESDTTGR from the coding sequence ATGTCGCTACGCTCCGTTCTTGCCTCGTTCCTTGTCCTCCTAACGCTCTCGTCCGCTCCAGGCTGTGGATCCGACGAAAAGCCGAACGACGTCACCCGCTACGAGAACGTTCGCGGCCGCTTCCTCGGCACGGCGAGTGACGGACGCGACGTCGTGCTTCACCACGAAGCGGTTGACGGCGCGATGCCGGCCATGGTCATGTCGCTTCCCGTCGCTGACCCGGGCGACGCCAACGGGATCGAGATCGATCAGCCCGTTCAGTTTGATCTCGTGATCGAGGGCAGCGAAATCCGCGTCGAGTCCCTGACTACGCTTGCCGACACAACGACGCTGAACCTTGAGTCCCCCTCGGAGGAGAATGGAAACGCGACGCCGGAGACCGAGTCCGACACGACGGGACGATAG
- a CDS encoding lamin tail domain-containing protein, giving the protein MGISEILYNGLSESDATELEWIEVYNEGNDPVSLQGWSLVDPTPSESESASHTISSEVSIAPGNYAVLCGTSTTHVVCDYTYNGIDLGDAADDIVLRDGQGNLQDQISYGGTDWPSVASGESATFTGQSIGDNATDAKWAAQSTQLGYVQPSNNAGTPRLRGPQQELPVKAVLTSVAGWRQLAPPMTGLTVGDVADDTHIQGVEGAYPNAYTTIYLSYDAPGTETSGEHWVEASSVDDALAHGHGYMMYVYAQDLGSVLSFEGPGPTSDVTATNLPTSRKWHYMGNPFPNAIDVDGLNLVAQGFQSNVLVWDPGVGSYKLVLPIAGDEVDGSDDIAAHQGFFAEFDTENWSGEDFTSLTYDMGYQVPTRPTFHKSQPATTQPSPSGPVSIRLRVTAMNGFETVAYDEAAAVMLHPDAGYGWDAWDATKLVPLAWPTVALSFPSTGDHAHRRAVSSIPTDLDGEYVQPIFVDESGTDATSYRISWDGADALPPWWSIELETPNGTIDLRENQSVTLDASIASKSKSLTLPPAASRKPNPLPDNPFMSRKSGTSPLTLRIDPGVPVAARIWNDGNRIHAEWHQPADTEHPIYVEWKRDGAFVAAEGTVTESGNGMNRFESNALENGSYQVRLVRRVGQKTEHLVVEKTAVIQDEDAMTVRVGPTPVVDRSAVRIRTADDVNVRAELFDVLGRRVATLHNGALTARREVRLPLQADQLSAGMYVLRVQAGKQTYTDKIVVAR; this is encoded by the coding sequence GTGGGCATCAGCGAAATTCTTTACAACGGTCTCAGCGAGTCAGACGCTACTGAACTCGAATGGATCGAAGTTTATAACGAAGGAAATGACCCGGTATCGCTACAGGGTTGGTCGCTGGTAGACCCGACCCCGTCCGAGTCGGAATCCGCCTCTCATACGATTTCGTCTGAGGTCTCTATAGCGCCCGGGAACTATGCGGTGCTCTGCGGGACGAGTACGACCCATGTCGTTTGCGACTACACGTACAACGGGATTGACCTGGGCGACGCCGCCGATGATATCGTCCTGCGTGATGGTCAAGGCAACCTCCAGGACCAGATAAGCTATGGAGGTACCGACTGGCCATCGGTGGCAAGCGGTGAATCGGCAACGTTTACAGGGCAGTCGATTGGCGACAATGCGACGGACGCCAAGTGGGCGGCCCAGTCGACACAGCTCGGATACGTGCAACCCAGCAATAATGCGGGGACGCCCCGGTTGCGCGGCCCTCAGCAGGAGCTCCCGGTTAAAGCTGTGCTGACGAGTGTAGCCGGCTGGCGCCAGCTTGCCCCACCGATGACTGGCTTAACCGTGGGCGACGTGGCGGACGATACGCACATTCAGGGTGTAGAAGGAGCCTATCCCAATGCCTACACTACGATTTATCTATCGTATGACGCGCCTGGTACGGAGACTTCGGGCGAACACTGGGTTGAGGCCTCTTCCGTAGACGACGCGCTGGCGCATGGACACGGGTATATGATGTACGTCTACGCACAAGATCTTGGATCCGTCTTGTCATTCGAAGGGCCGGGTCCAACGAGCGATGTCACGGCGACCAATCTCCCAACGAGTCGGAAGTGGCACTACATGGGGAATCCATTTCCGAACGCGATCGATGTAGATGGCTTGAACCTGGTGGCCCAGGGTTTTCAAAGCAATGTGCTTGTATGGGACCCCGGGGTCGGCTCGTACAAATTGGTCTTGCCAATTGCTGGGGATGAGGTAGACGGCTCCGACGACATCGCCGCCCATCAAGGGTTCTTCGCCGAGTTCGATACCGAGAACTGGTCTGGTGAAGATTTTACGTCCCTTACGTACGATATGGGGTATCAGGTGCCGACGCGCCCGACCTTTCACAAGAGTCAGCCTGCAACTACGCAACCATCGCCGTCTGGGCCGGTGTCGATTCGGCTAAGGGTCACCGCTATGAATGGATTCGAGACGGTTGCCTACGATGAGGCTGCAGCGGTCATGCTGCATCCAGATGCTGGTTACGGATGGGATGCCTGGGATGCGACGAAGCTCGTGCCTCTCGCGTGGCCAACGGTTGCGCTGAGCTTCCCGAGTACCGGCGATCATGCCCATCGACGTGCTGTTTCGAGCATTCCGACGGATCTTGATGGTGAGTATGTGCAGCCGATCTTTGTAGATGAGTCCGGGACCGACGCAACGTCCTACCGCATCTCGTGGGATGGGGCCGATGCCCTTCCGCCGTGGTGGAGCATCGAACTGGAAACCCCTAACGGAACCATAGATCTGCGTGAGAATCAGTCGGTCACGCTCGATGCGTCGATCGCGTCGAAGTCGAAGAGTCTGACGCTACCACCAGCAGCATCGCGCAAGCCGAATCCACTCCCCGATAATCCGTTCATGAGTCGGAAGTCGGGGACGTCGCCGCTGACTCTCCGCATCGATCCCGGGGTACCAGTGGCTGCCCGAATCTGGAACGATGGCAACCGGATCCACGCGGAGTGGCACCAACCAGCGGATACAGAGCACCCGATCTACGTGGAGTGGAAACGGGATGGCGCCTTCGTTGCCGCCGAAGGGACGGTTACCGAATCTGGCAACGGCATGAACCGCTTCGAGAGTAACGCCCTCGAGAATGGATCATACCAGGTTCGCCTCGTCCGGCGGGTAGGCCAGAAAACGGAGCACCTGGTCGTCGAGAAGACGGCCGTCATTCAAGACGAAGATGCTATGACCGTTCGGGTCGGGCCGACGCCCGTTGTCGATCGCTCTGCCGTCCGGATTCGAACGGCCGATGATGTGAACGTCCGAGCTGAACTTTTCGACGTACTCGGACGTCGCGTGGCAACCCTTCATAATGGGGCCTTGACGGCTCGTCGCGAAGTTCGTTTGCCGCTTCAGGCCGATCAACTGAGTGCTGGAATGTACGTCCTGCGGGTTCAGGCGGGCAAACAGACCTACACTGACAAAATCGTCGTGGCTCGCTAG
- a CDS encoding CPBP family intramembrane glutamic endopeptidase, giving the protein MSDRHSIAEQSVAGTDTSVRRLTRAPFVPETNSRLYLLVEFLALFAGLPLLLFTQRHTLEGLIAPTLLFLAAGCTLLLWYDRGFDRTRLWNRQRFKRRFVRAVGIFIPGAAVVVVALGVLRPDLLLTFPQEYPKVWVAIMVTYPFVSVYPQEVIFRAFLFHRYDALFQQNWSKIVASGAAFGLAHIIFANWVAPLMTAASGVWFARTYSRTGSTLQVSIEHGIWGCFAFTIGLGWYVYSGAIG; this is encoded by the coding sequence ATGTCCGATCGTCACTCTATTGCCGAACAATCTGTCGCGGGCACGGACACTTCCGTGCGCCGACTGACCCGGGCTCCCTTTGTACCCGAAACGAACAGTCGGCTGTACCTGCTCGTCGAGTTTTTGGCGCTCTTTGCTGGACTGCCGCTTTTACTTTTCACGCAACGGCACACGCTTGAGGGATTGATTGCGCCCACGCTGCTCTTTCTTGCTGCCGGCTGCACATTGCTCCTTTGGTACGATCGGGGCTTCGATCGGACACGGCTGTGGAACCGCCAGCGCTTTAAGCGTCGCTTCGTCCGAGCGGTGGGAATCTTTATTCCAGGCGCGGCTGTGGTCGTCGTCGCGCTGGGTGTCCTGCGACCGGATCTACTGTTGACGTTCCCGCAAGAGTATCCAAAGGTGTGGGTTGCCATCATGGTGACCTATCCGTTTGTCTCGGTGTACCCGCAGGAAGTGATCTTCCGGGCCTTCCTCTTCCATCGGTACGACGCTCTCTTTCAGCAGAACTGGTCGAAAATTGTCGCAAGTGGTGCGGCCTTCGGCCTGGCGCATATCATCTTCGCCAACTGGGTTGCACCATTAATGACTGCGGCGAGCGGCGTCTGGTTTGCCCGAACATACTCGCGCACCGGATCCACACTTCAGGTGTCAATCGAGCACGGCATCTGGGGCTGTTTCGCATTTACGATTGGTCTCGGATGGTACGTCTATAGCGGCGCCATCGGGTAA
- a CDS encoding NAD-dependent epimerase/dehydratase family protein yields the protein MTEPRRTLVTGATGLVGSELVHQLLANGQEVRIFRRSSSDLSILGDAADEVEHAMGDIRDARSLLDAMQDVTHVYHAAAQISFGPGQQKTLHEVNVYGTGNVVNAALRSGVQRLVHTSSMAAFGRPAGPMVINESTSWDDEEDRSAYARSKYESELEVHRGIAEGLDAVIVNPSLIFGVGREGHGTRRIIDAVRSGWARAVPPGGSNVVDVQDVVQGMRNAMARGEKGRRYFLGSQNLSWHEIVGTLAEAFGQPPPSRTIPPSLMSVAAVASEVVSFVTRTRPMLTREHVQTSTATHEYENRRARTELGCSFQPFEVTARRIAAELSALSRTEEMQD from the coding sequence ATGACAGAACCACGGCGTACGCTTGTTACCGGCGCGACCGGCCTCGTTGGCTCGGAGCTCGTGCACCAACTGCTGGCAAATGGGCAAGAGGTCCGCATTTTCCGTCGATCCTCGTCGGACCTTTCGATTCTAGGCGATGCCGCTGACGAAGTTGAGCACGCTATGGGGGATATTCGAGATGCCCGGTCGCTCCTTGACGCGATGCAGGATGTCACCCACGTGTATCATGCGGCCGCGCAAATTTCTTTCGGCCCGGGACAGCAGAAGACGCTGCATGAGGTGAATGTCTATGGGACGGGTAACGTCGTGAATGCTGCTCTTCGATCTGGCGTGCAACGACTCGTTCATACCTCGAGCATGGCAGCATTCGGTCGGCCGGCGGGCCCCATGGTCATCAACGAGTCTACATCCTGGGATGACGAGGAAGATCGGTCGGCCTACGCCCGTTCGAAATATGAGTCCGAATTGGAGGTGCATCGGGGCATCGCCGAGGGGCTTGACGCTGTCATCGTGAACCCATCGCTCATTTTCGGTGTCGGGCGGGAAGGGCATGGTACGCGCCGTATCATCGACGCCGTCCGGTCGGGGTGGGCGCGGGCCGTGCCTCCGGGAGGAAGTAACGTCGTCGATGTGCAGGATGTGGTTCAGGGAATGCGAAACGCCATGGCACGCGGAGAAAAGGGCCGCCGTTACTTCCTGGGGAGTCAGAATCTCTCCTGGCACGAGATCGTCGGGACGCTGGCGGAGGCGTTCGGGCAGCCCCCCCCCTCGCGTACGATCCCACCATCACTCATGAGTGTCGCAGCTGTCGCGTCCGAGGTTGTCTCATTTGTGACACGTACGCGCCCGATGCTCACACGCGAGCATGTCCAGACGAGTACGGCAACACACGAATACGAGAACCGGCGAGCCCGGACGGAGCTTGGCTGCTCCTTCCAACCGTTTGAAGTGACGGCTCGACGTATTGCTGCGGAGCTTTCTGCTTTGTCTCGTACCGAAGAAATGCAGGACTGA
- a CDS encoding biotin/lipoyl-containing protein has translation MSSRTYQALVGDRSVDVTIEDGQLLVNGEPRECSFRTIRKGYVSLILDGRSVPVSVEPTDDGSYRVTIRGRRTSVRVKDERALLMEEFGLEEDGAAGGEVRAPMPGLVLDVLVSVGATVEADQGILVLEAMKMENELKAPSAGTVSAIHAGAGDAVEKNALLIEIEAATE, from the coding sequence ATGTCTAGCCGCACGTATCAGGCTCTCGTCGGCGATCGCTCCGTTGACGTCACGATTGAGGATGGCCAACTCCTTGTGAACGGTGAGCCGAGAGAGTGTTCATTCCGAACCATTCGTAAGGGGTACGTCTCCCTGATCCTCGATGGTCGGAGTGTACCGGTTTCCGTCGAACCCACCGACGACGGCTCGTACCGGGTCACGATTAGGGGACGCCGCACCTCGGTCCGTGTCAAGGACGAGCGCGCCCTTCTGATGGAGGAGTTCGGTCTCGAAGAGGATGGAGCCGCAGGTGGGGAAGTACGTGCTCCGATGCCAGGGCTGGTTCTCGATGTGCTCGTGTCGGTTGGCGCTACGGTCGAGGCGGACCAGGGAATTCTGGTTCTGGAGGCAATGAAAATGGAGAACGAACTGAAGGCTCCCTCAGCCGGGACCGTCTCGGCGATTCATGCGGGAGCTGGGGACGCGGTCGAAAAGAACGCCCTTCTCATCGAAATTGAGGCAGCAACCGAGTAG
- the aat gene encoding leucyl/phenylalanyl-tRNA--protein transferase: MKPGLLSVIILLSVTERLSLTPALLLRAYSNGVFPMGDEDTGAIRWYAPNPRGILPLDAFHTPQNLQRRVERGEFTVTSDVVFDDVIRACADRTRTWITEPIIRVYSKLHHMGFAHSVEAWKDDELAGGLYGVALGGAFFGESMFYRVSNASKVALVHLVRQLRAGGYTLLDTQYSNSHLEQFGAIEIPREEYEVLLTDALGVDTTWWPEENVTRQDET, from the coding sequence ATGAAGCCTGGTCTGTTGTCCGTCATCATTCTGCTCTCTGTGACCGAACGCCTATCTCTGACCCCCGCTCTTCTCCTCCGCGCTTACTCCAACGGGGTTTTCCCGATGGGTGATGAGGACACGGGCGCGATCCGCTGGTACGCCCCGAACCCGCGCGGCATCCTTCCCCTGGACGCGTTTCACACTCCACAAAATTTGCAACGCCGCGTCGAGCGAGGCGAGTTCACCGTAACGTCGGATGTGGTCTTCGATGACGTTATTCGAGCCTGCGCCGACCGGACGCGGACATGGATCACGGAGCCGATCATTCGCGTCTACTCCAAGCTTCATCATATGGGCTTTGCGCACTCCGTCGAAGCCTGGAAAGACGATGAACTTGCGGGTGGACTCTACGGCGTCGCACTTGGCGGTGCGTTTTTTGGAGAGTCCATGTTCTACAGAGTGAGCAATGCGTCGAAAGTCGCTCTCGTCCACCTCGTACGGCAACTCCGTGCCGGCGGATACACCCTTCTCGATACGCAGTATTCGAACTCCCACCTCGAACAGTTCGGAGCGATCGAAATCCCGCGTGAGGAATATGAGGTCCTGCTCACAGATGCGCTCGGTGTCGATACGACCTGGTGGCCGGAGGAAAACGTGACGCGGCAGGACGAAACGTAA
- a CDS encoding N-acetylmuramoyl-L-alanine amidase-like domain-containing protein, whose protein sequence is MPRFLLIALLTIGLLTACGSGSASPDDPPTSLSDTVSADDGSVASLPDSALVPPSDSTARRFAATMKVADSLHLSQRPVGEVMQILGQTFGGAPYLEGTLDEPSEEQLVIRFDGFDCVTYVESLLAMARGVVQEDTTYAGFARRLGAIRYRAGEPLGYCSRLHYFSDWIRDNDASRFVQDITPTIASRTFRDSIDFMSTHRDAYKRFATNDSLLACVQDAESELARAASNRPLQYVPQDSIRTVYDQLRAGDIIAIVTSVDGLDIAHTGLAYVPQEDDPNDRVGLLHASLSDGVVVSPDLQRYVQQIGHMIGIVVARPQPAASDSP, encoded by the coding sequence ATGCCCCGGTTTCTCCTCATCGCCCTGCTGACGATCGGCCTGCTTACGGCCTGTGGATCCGGTTCGGCGTCGCCTGACGACCCGCCGACGTCCCTGAGCGATACAGTTTCCGCTGACGATGGGTCTGTCGCGTCCCTCCCGGACAGCGCGCTCGTTCCGCCATCGGATAGCACGGCCCGGCGGTTTGCCGCCACCATGAAGGTCGCCGACAGCCTACACCTGTCTCAGCGACCCGTCGGAGAAGTCATGCAGATCCTCGGCCAAACGTTCGGTGGGGCACCCTATCTCGAGGGTACGCTGGACGAACCGTCCGAGGAGCAGCTCGTGATCCGATTCGACGGGTTCGACTGCGTGACGTACGTCGAATCGTTGCTCGCCATGGCGCGGGGCGTTGTTCAAGAGGACACAACGTACGCCGGATTTGCTCGTCGCCTCGGGGCAATTCGCTACCGCGCCGGAGAGCCTCTTGGCTACTGCAGCCGCCTCCACTATTTCTCCGACTGGATCCGCGACAACGACGCCTCTCGGTTCGTACAAGACATTACGCCGACAATAGCGAGCCGCACGTTTCGCGATAGCATCGACTTCATGAGCACGCACCGCGACGCATACAAGCGATTCGCCACAAACGACAGTCTGCTCGCATGCGTCCAGGACGCGGAGAGTGAACTCGCGCGGGCTGCCTCCAACCGGCCCCTACAGTACGTCCCGCAGGATTCGATCCGTACCGTTTATGATCAGCTCCGCGCCGGCGACATCATCGCAATTGTGACCTCCGTGGACGGCCTCGACATTGCGCACACCGGACTCGCGTACGTACCGCAGGAAGACGATCCGAACGACCGTGTTGGGCTGCTTCATGCCTCGCTCTCGGACGGGGTCGTGGTTTCGCCCGATCTTCAACGGTACGTTCAACAGATCGGCCACATGATCGGTATTGTAGTGGCACGCCCGCAGCCCGCGGCCTCGGATTCGCCTTGA